The DNA region GTGCCTCAGCAACTCCCGGACATCAGCCATGTCCATGCCTGCGGCTCCAGATGGTTCGTCTTCAAGATCGGCCAGTTGCTGAACAGAGGGATCATCCAAGATCCGCCCCATGAATTCGAGCTTTTCTTCGAGCCTCATAGCCACCACCTCATCGATGGTGCCTTCCACCGCGAGCACGGTGACTCTCGTCTCGGTATCCGGAGCGAGACCGAGTCGGTGAATCCGGTCCAGACTCTGCAGGAACCGTCCAGCCATGAAGTCACGGTCCACATAGACAGCGTCATGGCAGACGTGGTGCAGGCTGATGCCCTCGCCAAGAGTGGCCGGGTTGGAGAGAAGAACGTGACAGTCGGGATCCTCGCGGAACCGCCTGATCTGCTCCTCACGATCAGGCGTGCCGCCATGCACTACCGCAGGCTCGTACCCCGCGAACAGGCGCTCCATCGTGGTGATGCTGCGCACGAATGTCGTCCAGACCAGGGTCTTCCGCCCCAACGCGGCGTTGGTAGCAACGATGTTCAGCGCTTCCTTGTACTTCGGGGAAAGCTCGTGCCGCGGCAAGTTCCGCATCAGCGCGTACAGCGACTCATCCTGGGGGACTTCCAGCGGCGGTACTTGATAGGTGAGCGGTTCGTACCGGCTCTCACCCTCGACAAGCAGCGCAGGGCTGGTGGCCGCCATGAGCAGGCGCAGCATCGCTTTGCCCAGGGCGTCAAAGTCGGCCCGGGATGCTTCGGCCCTGGCCGTGAAGCGTCCGACCAGCGCGTCATACACCTCACGATGGAGGTCTGGCATCTTCAAGCGCCGGATGCGCGTCTCGAACGGAGGCAGGCCCAGCTCGTTCTTCGTCGTCCGTGTGAAGAGCGGTCGGAGCACCGAGCTGGCGTGCGCAAGGTCGCCTCCCGCGACGGCCTGCGTAACCACCCGCCGCCCATGGCCCGGCCAGACAAAGGACAGCAGGTTCTCTAGATCCCGCGCCCCATTCGGAGCCGGTGTGCCAGTCAGAATGAGCCGGCGGCGGCTGAGCGGCCCAAGTGCCATGCATGCACTGCCGTATGTGCCCCGGGCCCCCAGCTTCATGCGATGCGCTTCGTCAAGAATGATCATCGAAGGTGCGCCGCGCAGCCAAGAGGCCAGAGCTGCGAGCGACTTGTCGAGGCGCTCGTAGTTAACAATCAGGATCTCGGCTCTAGGGTCAGGGCTTTTCCCCATGATCGCAGTGAGCGGAGGCTGCTTGAAGCAAAGCTCACTCTCAGAAAGCCAGGCTTCGTAGGCGGACTTAGGACTCACGACCAACAGACGGCGGACCTCGCTACGCTCCCGCATGGCGGCGTATACAGCCAGTCCCACACGGGTCTTGCCCGCTCCGGGAACGCTGAAGTTGGCACCGTGCTGCAGCGACAGCAGCCGGGTGATGTCACGCCGCTGGAATTTCGTCAGGTCGGCATGCCAAGCGGAGCCCAGCATCGATTCCACGACACTGTCGTCCCATGCCGGGGCCTGGCTGGGGGTCTGGAGCCTCTGTTCAGCCTGGTCAGCATCGTCAAGTACTTCGCCAACCAGCTCACCGAGCTCGTCCGTCCAGACAACCGACTCTGGATGCGGCCAGTCAGCGAGAGCATCGATGCCCACCAGGAAGTCGTCCAGAGACAGCTCCAGAGTGAGCCGACCGCGCAGACCGCCCCCGGGAAAGCGAGCTGCCAGCCGGTTCAGGTCACTGCGGCACAGCTCAGTGGTGCGCAGAATGGCCTTAGTCCGCGATACGTCGAAGCCAATCTGCAGGGACGATTCCTCGGCAATCGCAGTCACTGCTGCTCCTGTCGCACAGCTTCACGCAGCCACTCGACACCTTCACCAGGCACTTCAATGCTCTGCGCGGTGGCCAGGGCCAGCTTCCTCAGAGTGGCCTTCAGCTTGAGAACGGCCTCATCGAGAGCTTCCTCGTCCAGGCTCCGGGACCCGCTCGCCAGCACCATGTCCGTGATGCACTGCTCGATGTCCTGGCAGGCATCGTTGAGGCGGTCGGGTGCCGCCTGCTTCCGCTTGCGTACGCGAGCGTCCTTGCCCGCCGGCTCAAGAGCATCCTCCACCGCCTTGTGCGCCTCCTTGAACAGTGAGGCGGCCTTCTCTGACTGAGCCAGGGAAACCTTGGCTCCTGCACGGACCATGGCCTTCGCCCGCAGGACCGAGTCGGTGAACGCGCGGGCCGTGGCCACCTGCGGCGCCTCGGCCTTCACCGCCCGGTTGATTCCGGGGATGACTCGCGCGGCCGTTTCGACGGGCGCTGATTTCAGCTCCTCTGGCAGCCGGTGCTCCAAGTACCTCGTCCGGAAGTCAGCTTCAATGAGCCGGACATCAGTCTTGGAGAAGTCCATCACAATCGCAGCCAGGCGGTTTTCTTTGAGCAGCTCTGCCTTCTTCGGATCGGCCTTGGCTTCCTTGCCATAGGCGCGATGCACCTCGCGCAGCTTTTCCTGGGCATCTTCAAAGTCCAGCAGCCGAAGCTGGGCATCTTCAGTCGTAGACCTGTCCCTCAGATCCCGGAGGCAGGCGAGCACCCAGAGGTCCTGCTCTGCCGTCGACTCCCTGATGCGGAAGTCGCGCGCGACCTCCTTCAGCGGTCGGCCTGCTTCGACCTGCTCATCGATGGTGAGCAGCCTGTTGATGTACGAGTACGGTCGGCGAGTGTCGTGACGCAGCTGAAGTGAGAGCTCAACCTTGTTGATGTCCGCCCAGGTGCAGGAGTCGGGGAGCACGGCGACCCGGATGTCGGGCACACCAAGCTCCCGCAGCGCTGCCGCGCGGGTGTTGCCATTGACCAGGATTCCCTCGCGGGTAATCAACCCAGGCTCGTTCTGCCGGAAGTCCTCGAGGCTCTGCTTCAGCTCGTCGAAATCCTTGTCTCTCTTCGACGGGTCAGAAGGCTCCGCCTGAAGCAGGTACTGAAGGTAGTCCTGGCTCTCATCGCTCCACGGGTCGTCATCCAACCGGCGGTCCTGCTGAGGATCGAAACTGCGCTGCGCCCGGATCCGGTGGGTTCCCGGGTTGTAATAGAGCGACTCCACGGGCATGTCGATGACCTGCACAACCTGCGGCTTCGTGCGCCACTCGATCGTCAGGGTTTCCTGAAGTCCCGTGCCGGCAGCTACGTCTTTGAGACGCTGCTCTACGACATCCTTGTTCCTGGCTGCGTGCGGAGGCAGCCCGAACTCTCCGACGTTCTTGCTCACAGTGCGTTCTCCTCTGGCTGGCGAAAGATGCAGATCGGTGGGGTCGCCGCTGGGGACGACCCCACCACGGTCAGGGGGAAGCCGCTCAGGCGGGGGGCAGTCCCAGAGCTTCACGGACCTTGTCCCTGGACTCCGCCGGCAGCGTACGGAAGTCGGCCCAGAGGCGCTCCACGGCGCCGAATTCACGCTCGTCAGCGGCGACCCAGTCCGTGAGCATCTGCCGCTGCAGCCCCCCCAGCTTCGAGACACCTTCGATCACGGCGCCCAAGTCTGCCTCCAGGCCGCGGCCACCCACACGACAGCGGTTGCACTCCGCCACGAACTGGACCGCGCTGCTGCCGTCAGGCTGCTTCACCTTCCGCCGGGCGATGTCGATCTGCGCCGATTCGAACGAGCCGGCGTAGACCTGCCCGGGAGTGATTCCGCATGACCGGCAGCGGTTGCCGTCGCTGGTCAGGACCTTGCGCCGCTGAGTCTCCGTGATGGACGAGCTGGCCTTGGTCGCCTTGCCCGGCTCCCAAACGGGCTGGCCCTGGGCCACGAACCGCTGTTCGTGCTGTCCCAGCAGCGCGTCTTCCCGGTGGGTGTCGATCTTCCACCCGTAGTCGCGCAGGTCACGTACCCGGCGATCGGCCTGACTGATCCCGGGGAAGGCGTTCTTGACGTCCTCCTTGGTGAAGACGTTGCCCTCCCCGACCACCGTAACCAGCCACAGTGCGGCGCGCTTCATGGTGCCGAACTTTCCGTCCTGCCACGACGGCAGAGTCATTCACATTCCCCTTATGTAGGCATATGGCCGCCCGAGCGAGAGCCACGAGGAGACCGCTGGCATCCCTTGCGGGCATTGCCAGTCTTCTCGCATGACGCCCCATCACGCCAGGCTCTGCGAGGTTTCGAGGGGGGATGGAAAACATCCGCGCAGCCCGAAATCTCGCCGTTCCCTACACAATTGGTTGTTCACCGCCGAACCATCGGACGAACGGAAGCCGCGCGTGACGCCCAAGCCGAAGAAGTGGAAAGAGCTGCCGAGTGGCATCAGCGCGGCTCACCGCGCCCTTGTAACGGCGATGCGCGAGGTCCGGGAGTGCAGCCCAAGGGTCCCAGGCGGAAATCGCCGTGGATGCGCACCAGGCACCCACGACGCTCTCGAACCACCTCAACGGTGGCCGTATCCCCGAAGAGACTCTCCTCCGGGATTTCTACGGGGTCGTAGAGAAGGACGCCGCACCAGGACCACTCCCGCACGCGCTGGATGCCTTGCTAAACCTCCGTGGCCACGCCCAGAAGAGGCACTGCGACTGCTGCAGCATCGGGTACCCGCCTGCTGACGACCTGGCCGACGCGGAGCAGCCGGCTTCCCAAGCTGTTCGGAAGCTGCCACCGGGGCGGGCACTACGCCTCCGCCACAGGTCTCGTCGGCGCGGACTTTCAGTGCTGCAGGAGCGGATGAGGGTGCCGGTCCCCCGAGCGGAGGGGGACCGGCACCCTGCAGAAGCCGCCGAGCTCGCCTGGAGCGAGACCGGACAGGTGGCCCGCTACCTGGCTGACGGCCAGAGCCGCGATGCGGATCTCTTGCTCTGGCGGGCAGGCGCGTCGTATTCGGCCGACGAGATCGTCAGAGCCGTCACCTCATGTCGCTCAGCTGGCTTGAGGGACGCAGCCGAGACCATACTGATCAACGCCGCCGAACGCGCCGACAGGCAAGCCGTCTTGAACATCACGGCCGCCTTCAACAACGCCGGCCGGCACGAGGACGTCGAGTTCCTGCTGATGGCCGCGATCCGGGAATCCTCCTGACTCTTGCACCAGCTACCCACAGTCAGGCAGCTTCCACCTCCGCCTCGAAGTGCATCTGCGCCCGGTCCAGCAGGCCGTCCGGATCGCCGCCTCGGGCAGCGACCCAGTGCAGGAGGTCAGCGATGAGGGCGGTGGCAGATTCCTCAAGGATCTGTTCAGTGCGGCTCCGCAGCAGCGGCGGTGCACCGACATCGCGCCGGTATTCCGTCAAGGCAGCTTCAGCACGCCGCACCCGGCGGCAGCACGCCTCCAGGTCGGCGGACAGCTCGCACCAGACGGACTTGCCCGTCGCTGTCAACAGCGTTCCCCAGTCCGCAGCCATGCCGGCCAGCAGGTGCAGACCCCGGCCACACTCATCGTCGCAGGCGACCGGGGTGAGCACCGGCACGCGGTAACTCTTGTCATGAAGTTCGATCCGTAGTCGGCCCCCTACCGCCTCCATCACCAGGGTCGCAGCGACACCCCTTCCCACGTGCTTGATCACGTTGGCAGCCAGCTCACTCACCACAAGTTCGGCTTCTTCGGCCAGGGCCGACAAGCTCCACTCCATGAGCTGCTTTCTGACGACTCTCCGAAGGTCCCGGACCGCTGCCGGCTCGGCCTCGAACGGCAGAACGCTGCGAAGTTGCGAACTGTTGTCGTGCCCGGACATGCACTCTCCTTCCGGCGCCACATCAGCCCCTGCACCCGTCGTATCCAAACGACTGCGCTGAGTGGTCAGGCTTGCGAGTATGGCAGCAAGAAGTCTCTTCATGAAACTTCTCACGAGAATCGATCGGGTGAATCCAGCTGGCGTGAACTAGCGGCAGACATAGCCTGATTGGCGCCGGAGAGCCTCAGCGCACACGGAACGGAAGGCCACCCTCTATGTCCGTCAGGACCACAACACGGCGTCGGCAGCTCGGCGCGATGATGCGCAAGTTGCGCGCGCGGAAGGGCATGACCCTGGAGGAGGCCGGCCGGCTCGTCGGCATCTCGAAGGCCACTGTCAGTCGTTATGAGACGCAGGAAGGGCCCGTTAAGTGGCCCATCGCCGACGCACTCTGCCAGCAGTACAACGCAACCGACGCGGAGCGGAATGCCGTGGTCGCTCTGGCGAAGGACGCGAAGCAGCAGGGCTGGTGGGGGCCGTACACCGACTCCATCCCCGCAGACATGAATCTCCTGCTGACGCTCGAAGACGACGCCGTGCGCGAGGACCACTTCTCCAGCACTTACGTACCCGGCCTACTGCAGACACGGAACTACAGCATGGCGATTCAAGGCGCCAGCGAGATGCGGCTGGCACCCGAGGAAATCCAGCGTCTGGTGGACATCCGCATGAAGCGCCAGGAGATCCTGAACCGGCCGAAACCGCCCCACCTGTGGGCGATCCTCGACGAGTCGGTGATCCGGCGCGTGGTCGGATCCCCCGAGAGCATGCGCGATCAGCTGGGCCACCTGCTCGAAGCCAACATCTCGCAGCACATCACCCTGCAGGTCCTCCCCTTCTCCAAGGGCGCTCACGGCGCAGCCCTGGGCAGTTTCGTGATCCTGGGCGGGGCCGAAGCGAGCCTGGATGTTGTGTACGTCGACCTGCATGTCGGCCCACTCTTCATGGAGAAGGACGAAGAACTCGACCGATACAGACTTGCGTTCGACTACCTGCGTGCACAAGCGTTGGACATGGCCGCGTCGTCGGCCTTGATCGAGCGCGTCCGCAAGGAGATGTAATGCTTCCGGTACCTCACTCCCCCGAGTCTCTCCCCTGGTTCAAGTCGTCATACAGCGGAGCGAACACGACTGAGTGCGTTGAGGCCGCCCGCCTCCCCCAGGCCACCGCGGTCCGCGATTCGAAGGCCCCTGACGGTCCGATGCTGACGTTCAGCAACGCGTCGTGGAGCGGGTTCCTCACCGCCGTACGGCATCAGCAGTTGGACGTGCGATGAATCCGCCTCCCCTCCAGTGGCGGAAGAGTACTCACAGTGGTGGCAGCGGCACCGAGTGCGTCGAGGTCGCGGACCTGCGCTCGACGGTCGGCGTACGGGACTCCAAGCAGCCCCGTGGTCCCCACATATCCGTGCGCCGCAGCGCGTGGGAGCGGTTCGTCGCTTCACTCCGCGCCTCGTAGGCCAGCGTCCGAGCGAGCGCAGCGCCCGCCGTCAGCGAACGTCGATGCTCCGGCGGGCCTGGGCGATCGCAGGTAGTGCGTCGGCTCCGAAGACGGCGGATTCGCTCAGGGCCTGCCACACCCGCTGGTACGTGGTGTCGGCGTCGTCCAGCCACAGTTCGGCGGGCCAGTCCTCGGTGACCACGAGGCGGCCGTCGAAGCACCAGAAGCTGCCGCGGTCAACTCATCGAGCCTAGCGAACAAGGCGGCCGAGCAGGCGCCGTGGTACCACGGGCGGAACCCCGGGCGCTTGCTCCGGCCGTCCGGGCGGTGTCCACGCACTCACGTCGTGTATTCCAGCTCCGTCATGGCTGACTGGCGCACTGCCGACGCGACCTCGGCAAGGTCGAGCCCTGCTACGTATCTCATCAAGTCCGAACGCGCCCGCCCGAGTTCCCGATTCAGTTCCATGCCGTGCATCGCACCGGGCAGGACGATGTGCCGGAACTCCTCCTGTCTGATGGCTCCGGCGAGCAACTGCTCGGCCAACCACAACCGGGTCCGCTCCCTGATCGCGAAGGTCAGGTGAAGGCTGCGCTTGTCGAACTCGGCCACGCTCGGGTTATGGACCCAGCCCCGCGGCAGGATGAGGGACTGGCCGGCCTTCAGATCAAACTCCAGGTCAGGTCCGGCTGCCTCCCATCTCGAGATGTAGTCATCACGCCACACCCGCCAGCTCTCGTTGAACTCCCGCATGGGGGCAACCACCGGAGGTCGCCACAACTGCCACCGCTTCACCCCGGCCACCTGCACGATCACGGCCATCTGTTGGTCCCAGTGGTGGCGTAATCCCTGGTTGCCAGGAGGGGTGAGGAAGGCATGGACGTAGTTCGAGTAGCCCGCCGTCTCCTCCTGGATGCGGCGGGAGGCACGTGCCAAGAACGGCACGACTCGCTGAAGGTTCCCCAAGCGGATGGTGAAGCCCCGGTCGTGGAGCTGCCGCAGCTTGGCGGCATCAGTACGCCCGTTGCGCATGAATGCATCGCGATTCAGCGACGGATTGGGAGCCTTGACGACTGCGATCTCGCTCGCGGGTACGCAGCCGGTTTCCACGTACTCGTCGAGGAATTCAGCGGTGACCGTGGCATCCAGTTCCGTCGACCCACGCTCGTACACACGGGGTTCATCGGGCCAAGTCGTCAAGAGATCGACGACACCGTTCTCGGGCAGCAGGAGGCGTAGCGACATGACGGAGTCTCCTCTCGCGCTACGAAGGTGGGAGGGGGCAGGGAACGTCCGGGTGGAAGCGGTTCGGGCAACACACAGCGGAAAGCGAGAACAGGCTCTTCGACTTGGTGTAGTGCACCCAACTCACATCGACACCACGAGGCAGCACGTCACAGGCATACTCCAACTTCTCCTCCAGGCCGCAATACGCCTGCCTGCCGTCCTCGCGCTCAAACGGAGGGTTCTCCTGGTAGTGCTTCGTCAGCCACGCCAACGCGATACCGACGTCGGTCCACGTGCGATCGGCCGCGCTCTGGGTCCGCTTGAGCAACCAGTGGCCCGTCATCAAGGGCGGCAAGCTGCCCGCCTGGAAGTCCGCAGCAGCCTCGCGGTATCGCTCAAACACCCTGTACGCAGCCTTGTCCTCCGGCGAGGCCTGCTGCGGTGGACCGTTGGGGTGCGGGGGCCGACGGTTTCCTTCCTGCGCGTACGCGGCCCCGGTCCCGATCCATGGCCCGTACCCGTGCCAGTGTCCTGACCAGCTCATTTCTGCCCTTCCAGAATGTGCCGGGCCGCCCTGCCGAAGCAGAGCAGCCCGACTGGTGCGACGCGGGAAACTGCCGAATCAGAGCGCGAGCCCCTGCTTCTTGGCCCAGCCGACCGCGAAGTCGTCGAGCTCTGCCTTGGTGAATCGCAGTTCGATGCCAGCTCCCTCGGGCTTGTTGTCGCGGAGGGTGAAAGCGGAGGTCGATCCGGGGATTGCACCGACCTCGACACACGATTCGTGCTCGCCGCCCAGGTTGCCGCCACAGAAGTTCTCGAACAGGGCGCCCTCTGTGGGAAGGCTGTAGAGGTTCGTCGCCATGGAATGGTCCTCTCGATGCATGGAGTGTGCGAAGAGTCGTTCTCCGCGCCGTGGTGCGCTGAGCCCCATCCGTCCACCT from Streptomyces sp. NBC_01591 includes:
- a CDS encoding DEAD/DEAH box helicase — its product is MAEESSLQIGFDVSRTKAILRTTELCRSDLNRLAARFPGGGLRGRLTLELSLDDFLVGIDALADWPHPESVVWTDELGELVGEVLDDADQAEQRLQTPSQAPAWDDSVVESMLGSAWHADLTKFQRRDITRLLSLQHGANFSVPGAGKTRVGLAVYAAMRERSEVRRLLVVSPKSAYEAWLSESELCFKQPPLTAIMGKSPDPRAEILIVNYERLDKSLAALASWLRGAPSMIILDEAHRMKLGARGTYGSACMALGPLSRRRLILTGTPAPNGARDLENLLSFVWPGHGRRVVTQAVAGGDLAHASSVLRPLFTRTTKNELGLPPFETRIRRLKMPDLHREVYDALVGRFTARAEASRADFDALGKAMLRLLMAATSPALLVEGESRYEPLTYQVPPLEVPQDESLYALMRNLPRHELSPKYKEALNIVATNAALGRKTLVWTTFVRSITTMERLFAGYEPAVVHGGTPDREEQIRRFREDPDCHVLLSNPATLGEGISLHHVCHDAVYVDRDFMAGRFLQSLDRIHRLGLAPDTETRVTVLAVEGTIDEVVAMRLEEKLEFMGRILDDPSVQQLADLEDEPSGAAGMDMADVRELLRHVDAVAAQ
- a CDS encoding transcriptional regulator, which gives rise to MSKNVGEFGLPPHAARNKDVVEQRLKDVAAGTGLQETLTIEWRTKPQVVQVIDMPVESLYYNPGTHRIRAQRSFDPQQDRRLDDDPWSDESQDYLQYLLQAEPSDPSKRDKDFDELKQSLEDFRQNEPGLITREGILVNGNTRAAALRELGVPDIRVAVLPDSCTWADINKVELSLQLRHDTRRPYSYINRLLTIDEQVEAGRPLKEVARDFRIRESTAEQDLWVLACLRDLRDRSTTEDAQLRLLDFEDAQEKLREVHRAYGKEAKADPKKAELLKENRLAAIVMDFSKTDVRLIEADFRTRYLEHRLPEELKSAPVETAARVIPGINRAVKAEAPQVATARAFTDSVLRAKAMVRAGAKVSLAQSEKAASLFKEAHKAVEDALEPAGKDARVRKRKQAAPDRLNDACQDIEQCITDMVLASGSRSLDEEALDEAVLKLKATLRKLALATAQSIEVPGEGVEWLREAVRQEQQ
- a CDS encoding ATP-binding protein, which codes for MSGHDNSSQLRSVLPFEAEPAAVRDLRRVVRKQLMEWSLSALAEEAELVVSELAANVIKHVGRGVAATLVMEAVGGRLRIELHDKSYRVPVLTPVACDDECGRGLHLLAGMAADWGTLLTATGKSVWCELSADLEACCRRVRRAEAALTEYRRDVGAPPLLRSRTEQILEESATALIADLLHWVAARGGDPDGLLDRAQMHFEAEVEAA
- a CDS encoding helix-turn-helix domain-containing protein — translated: MSVRTTTRRRQLGAMMRKLRARKGMTLEEAGRLVGISKATVSRYETQEGPVKWPIADALCQQYNATDAERNAVVALAKDAKQQGWWGPYTDSIPADMNLLLTLEDDAVREDHFSSTYVPGLLQTRNYSMAIQGASEMRLAPEEIQRLVDIRMKRQEILNRPKPPHLWAILDESVIRRVVGSPESMRDQLGHLLEANISQHITLQVLPFSKGAHGAALGSFVILGGAEASLDVVYVDLHVGPLFMEKDEELDRYRLAFDYLRAQALDMAASSALIERVRKEM
- a CDS encoding DUF397 domain-containing protein, with the translated sequence MLPVPHSPESLPWFKSSYSGANTTECVEAARLPQATAVRDSKAPDGPMLTFSNASWSGFLTAVRHQQLDVR
- a CDS encoding DUF397 domain-containing protein gives rise to the protein MNPPPLQWRKSTHSGGSGTECVEVADLRSTVGVRDSKQPRGPHISVRRSAWERFVASLRAS
- a CDS encoding JmjC domain-containing protein produces the protein MSLRLLLPENGVVDLLTTWPDEPRVYERGSTELDATVTAEFLDEYVETGCVPASEIAVVKAPNPSLNRDAFMRNGRTDAAKLRQLHDRGFTIRLGNLQRVVPFLARASRRIQEETAGYSNYVHAFLTPPGNQGLRHHWDQQMAVIVQVAGVKRWQLWRPPVVAPMREFNESWRVWRDDYISRWEAAGPDLEFDLKAGQSLILPRGWVHNPSVAEFDKRSLHLTFAIRERTRLWLAEQLLAGAIRQEEFRHIVLPGAMHGMELNRELGRARSDLMRYVAGLDLAEVASAVRQSAMTELEYTT
- a CDS encoding DUF397 domain-containing protein; translation: MATNLYSLPTEGALFENFCGGNLGGEHESCVEVGAIPGSTSAFTLRDNKPEGAGIELRFTKAELDDFAVGWAKKQGLAL